The proteins below come from a single Pedobacter sp. MC2016-14 genomic window:
- a CDS encoding RagB/SusD family nutrient uptake outer membrane protein: MKKYIYIIAILLAFTSCKKFLDVKPQSEIDKNELFSTENGFKEALNGVYNHCAGQYLYGGYLTFSSLDIMGQNYTFTDVNSQRIAAFDFTYARLRSDSQTIWEEAYRGIANCNNILIAMEANKSLFTANNYALIKGEALALRAYLHFDMLRLFAPSYASKPGGKGIPYVTTVTTNNTPFSLTSVVLDKAIADLTEAKRLLADSDPILSSAYVVGYPSEEIATETDNPNLFLQNRRHRMNYYSVCGELARVYLYRSDYANSLLNANIVINAGKFRFTDVSDIVATDVQKKDRIFYKEILTGWYVPNAKDMLNVLFSSNIPQYGLTVDKLDEIYERSTVGADDYRYKYLFLRTEQKMQGKDVAVLQKYVVNSTPLTNLHPLMAPAIRLLEMYYIAAESSYDTDPGLAVAYFNYARQRRGINTNITGVPSREDFINLLLKEARKEFYGESQIFYMYKRLNHAVTISSTEVRLPSDDIFVFPLPANETETNN, from the coding sequence ATGAAGAAATACATATATATAATCGCGATTCTGCTGGCTTTTACTTCCTGTAAAAAATTTCTGGATGTGAAACCGCAGTCTGAAATTGATAAAAACGAACTGTTTTCTACTGAAAATGGTTTTAAAGAGGCATTGAATGGGGTGTATAACCATTGTGCTGGTCAATATCTATATGGTGGCTACTTAACGTTTAGCAGCTTGGATATTATGGGGCAGAATTACACCTTCACGGATGTAAATTCCCAGCGAATTGCTGCATTTGATTTTACTTATGCCCGTCTGAGGTCTGACAGTCAGACCATTTGGGAGGAGGCTTACCGGGGGATTGCCAATTGTAATAATATTTTAATTGCAATGGAAGCCAATAAGTCTTTGTTTACAGCCAATAACTATGCCCTTATTAAAGGTGAGGCACTCGCCTTAAGAGCATACCTACACTTTGACATGTTGCGTCTTTTTGCACCTTCTTATGCCAGTAAACCTGGAGGAAAGGGGATCCCGTATGTAACTACTGTTACTACTAATAATACACCTTTCTCGTTAACCAGTGTAGTGCTTGATAAAGCAATTGCCGACCTTACCGAAGCCAAGCGCCTTCTTGCTGATTCAGATCCGATTTTATCATCAGCTTATGTTGTTGGATACCCTTCTGAAGAAATCGCTACTGAAACCGATAACCCTAATTTGTTTTTGCAAAACAGGAGACACCGGATGAACTATTATTCTGTATGCGGGGAATTGGCCAGAGTGTATCTCTATAGGTCGGATTATGCCAACAGCTTATTAAATGCAAATATTGTGATCAATGCTGGAAAATTTCGCTTTACAGATGTAAGTGATATTGTAGCAACTGATGTGCAAAAAAAGGACAGGATTTTTTATAAAGAGATTTTGACTGGATGGTATGTACCGAATGCCAAAGACATGCTGAATGTCTTGTTCTCCTCAAACATTCCGCAATATGGTTTGACTGTTGATAAACTGGATGAAATTTACGAGCGCAGCACAGTTGGCGCAGATGATTACCGATATAAATATTTGTTTTTAAGAACTGAACAGAAAATGCAGGGTAAGGATGTAGCAGTATTACAGAAATACGTGGTAAATTCTACGCCTTTAACTAATTTACATCCGCTCATGGCGCCAGCCATCAGGCTTTTGGAGATGTATTATATTGCTGCGGAATCGAGTTACGACACAGATCCAGGTCTTGCGGTGGCTTATTTTAACTATGCCCGTCAGCGCAGGGGGATCAATACGAATATCACAGGAGTACCTTCAAGAGAAGATTTTATCAACTTGTTGTTGAAAGAAGCACGCAAGGAATTTTATGGGGAAAGCCAAATCTTTTACATGTATAAGCGGCTGAATCATGCGGTGACTATTTCTTCAACGGAGGTTAGGCTCCCATCGGATGACATCTTCGTTTTTCCTTTACCCGCAAATGAAACTGAAACCAACAATTAA
- a CDS encoding SusC/RagA family TonB-linked outer membrane protein — translation MKLTTLYKPVWRIQHVKSKLLMVMKLTSILLLIGTLHVSATSFSQTVTISRRNTSLETVFKDIKKQTGYLFFYTEKVNITSNYLTVEFKNAPLEEALNACLKNLDLTYDIVNKTIVIRNKVSTVSQANLSLLKNALSLQGKIIDSATKEPIPGVNILLKRDRSVRTQSNSSGEFRIEAQAGDILIYSYIGYKPKEVRVTNDKFLLISLISQVNNMDDVVITGYQTIKKESYTGNAITIKGSDLKQLNPQNVLKSIQAFDPSFRMLDNNLLGSDPNALPRINVRGATALPSITDNVLDRNNLSSSYNLPTFILDGFEVSLQKVSDLDINRIESMTILKDAAATAIYGSRAANGVVVITTKAPLPGKLQLSYNYELNFNGPDLSDYHVLNAADKLQFERISGLYTSASSDPSVKGYNTVGSQNDLDIIYYSKLKNVVSGVNTYWLSQPLQNAFGHKHSINAQGGDAKFRYGLDMRYESNPGVMKGSGRNQYSGGMTFNYNPTPKLLIRNEISLMQVDAENSKYGDFSNYVNMNPYYPMNDENGNVLRQVGTWDVDTHQSGGDQYQQRRVYNPLYEASLGNFDKNSYFEFIDRMEADWKISPSFRLVGLISLNKNLANANKFVSPFSNEYIDGAADQIQNRGRYEYSTDNAWKVDGTIRLLHNKQVKEHSFNTTLVTNVIADRAQNRKFVARGFSSDKFSDISFARTYEENKAPTGAIVENRLLGFAIAENYSWKNKYLLDASFRLDGSSAFASAGRFSPFWSTGIGWNMHNEDFMKALAPVISRLRLTATTGFTGSASVPVNLSKSIYAYQKSNWYSTGVGATVTGYGNESLKWQKTRDYDFTVDLGLFNDRFSIRPGYYYKTTYGLLTDINISPSTGFTVYKANLGDMVNRGYEIYATWNAFKTKDWNINITGNLAHNSNKVIKIYDALDAYNHRVDDVQNDADNKATTIPLLRFKEGQSVNAIYAVKSLGIDPENGKEIFQKLDGSLTYDYDIKDVQVVGEATPKISGSWGSNITYKQFLLSFSFAYEYGGDKYNQTLVDRVENADPRYNVDSRALTEKWTKPGDIAFYKNIADGGVNLDNTRTSSRFVQRYNFINLQSVYLSYDFKKSMARKIGFQTLRPAVTANDVLRFSSIETERGIYYPYSRSVTFSLTATF, via the coding sequence ATGAAATTAACCACTCTTTACAAACCTGTATGGAGAATACAGCACGTAAAGTCTAAATTACTGATGGTGATGAAATTGACTTCTATTTTATTACTGATTGGCACGTTACATGTTTCGGCCACAAGTTTTTCCCAAACGGTAACCATTTCCAGGAGAAATACCTCACTGGAAACTGTTTTTAAAGACATTAAAAAGCAGACCGGTTACTTGTTTTTTTATACTGAAAAGGTAAATATTACCAGTAATTACCTTACAGTAGAGTTTAAAAATGCACCACTTGAAGAGGCATTAAATGCTTGTTTAAAAAACCTTGACCTTACGTATGATATCGTAAACAAAACGATTGTGATCCGCAACAAGGTTTCCACTGTGTCTCAGGCAAACCTAAGTCTGCTTAAAAACGCACTTTCGTTACAGGGTAAAATTATAGATAGTGCAACGAAAGAGCCTATTCCTGGCGTAAACATTCTTTTAAAAAGGGATAGGTCTGTGCGCACGCAAAGTAATTCTAGTGGAGAGTTTAGAATTGAAGCCCAGGCTGGTGACATTTTGATTTATAGCTATATCGGTTACAAACCAAAAGAGGTTAGGGTGACTAATGATAAGTTTCTTCTGATTAGTTTGATCTCACAGGTAAATAACATGGACGATGTGGTTATTACAGGATACCAGACCATTAAAAAGGAAAGTTACACTGGTAACGCAATTACCATAAAAGGATCTGATCTGAAACAGTTGAACCCTCAGAATGTATTGAAGAGCATTCAGGCATTTGACCCCTCATTCAGAATGTTAGACAATAACCTATTGGGATCTGACCCAAATGCGCTGCCGAGGATAAATGTCAGGGGTGCTACGGCATTGCCATCTATTACAGACAATGTTTTGGACCGCAACAATTTATCCAGCTCTTATAACCTGCCGACTTTTATTTTGGATGGATTTGAAGTTTCCTTGCAGAAAGTAAGTGATTTGGACATCAATAGAATAGAATCTATGACTATTCTGAAGGATGCGGCAGCTACGGCCATTTATGGTTCCCGGGCTGCAAATGGTGTAGTGGTCATCACTACAAAAGCACCTCTTCCAGGGAAATTGCAGCTTTCTTATAACTATGAGTTGAACTTTAACGGTCCAGATCTTTCGGATTATCACGTGCTAAATGCTGCAGATAAATTACAGTTTGAGCGGATTTCTGGTTTATATACTTCCGCATCCAGTGATCCAAGTGTAAAAGGTTATAATACTGTTGGAAGTCAAAATGACCTTGATATAATTTATTACAGTAAGTTGAAGAATGTAGTAAGCGGGGTAAATACCTATTGGCTTTCACAGCCATTGCAAAACGCATTTGGTCATAAACATTCTATCAATGCACAGGGTGGAGATGCAAAGTTCAGGTATGGTTTGGATATGCGCTATGAAAGTAACCCCGGTGTAATGAAAGGCTCTGGCAGGAACCAATATAGTGGTGGGATGACCTTCAATTACAATCCTACGCCAAAACTGTTGATTAGAAATGAGATCAGTTTGATGCAGGTGGACGCAGAGAATTCTAAATACGGGGATTTTTCTAACTATGTAAACATGAATCCTTATTACCCCATGAATGATGAAAATGGCAATGTATTGCGGCAGGTAGGTACCTGGGATGTAGATACTCATCAGTCTGGAGGAGATCAATATCAGCAAAGAAGGGTGTACAACCCATTATACGAAGCTAGCTTGGGGAACTTTGATAAAAATAGCTATTTTGAATTTATTGATCGAATGGAGGCAGACTGGAAAATATCTCCATCTTTTCGATTAGTTGGGTTGATCAGCCTGAATAAAAATTTAGCGAATGCAAATAAGTTTGTGTCTCCCTTTAGCAATGAATATATTGATGGGGCGGCAGATCAGATTCAAAATCGCGGACGATATGAATATTCAACCGATAATGCCTGGAAAGTAGATGGTACCATTCGTTTGCTTCACAACAAACAGGTAAAAGAACATAGCTTTAACACTACATTGGTAACCAATGTGATTGCTGATAGGGCACAAAACAGGAAATTTGTAGCCAGGGGCTTTAGCAGCGATAAGTTTTCTGACATTAGTTTTGCCAGAACCTATGAAGAAAATAAGGCTCCGACTGGTGCCATAGTTGAAAACCGCCTACTAGGCTTTGCTATAGCAGAGAATTATTCCTGGAAAAATAAGTATTTATTGGATGCTTCTTTCCGTTTAGATGGTTCATCTGCATTTGCATCAGCCGGTCGTTTTTCTCCATTCTGGTCTACAGGTATTGGTTGGAATATGCACAATGAAGATTTTATGAAAGCATTAGCTCCGGTAATTTCCCGGCTACGGTTAACCGCAACCACCGGTTTTACTGGTTCGGCTTCCGTTCCGGTAAATCTGTCAAAATCTATTTATGCCTATCAAAAATCGAATTGGTATTCTACCGGTGTGGGTGCTACGGTTACCGGATATGGTAATGAGAGTTTGAAATGGCAGAAAACCAGAGATTATGATTTTACAGTAGACTTGGGTTTATTTAATGATCGTTTTTCGATAAGACCGGGCTACTATTATAAAACAACTTACGGACTTTTAACTGATATTAATATTTCTCCATCAACAGGGTTCACGGTTTATAAAGCCAATCTTGGAGATATGGTGAATAGGGGTTATGAAATTTATGCGACCTGGAATGCTTTTAAAACAAAAGACTGGAACATCAACATTACCGGAAACCTGGCACATAATTCCAATAAAGTAATTAAAATTTATGATGCCCTGGATGCCTATAACCATAGGGTAGATGATGTTCAAAATGATGCAGACAACAAAGCAACTACGATACCATTGTTACGTTTTAAAGAGGGACAATCTGTGAATGCCATTTATGCGGTTAAATCACTTGGTATTGATCCTGAAAATGGGAAGGAAATTTTTCAGAAGCTGGATGGCTCGTTGACTTATGACTATGACATAAAAGATGTACAAGTTGTAGGTGAGGCTACGCCTAAAATTTCGGGTAGCTGGGGTAGTAACATTACCTATAAGCAGTTTTTATTGAGTTTTAGTTTTGCATACGAATACGGTGGCGACAAGTACAACCAGACCTTAGTTGATCGCGTTGAAAATGCTGATCCAAGGTACAATGTAGACAGCAGGGCATTGACGGAAAAATGGACCAAGCCGGGTGACATTGCGTTCTATAAAAATATAGCAGATGGAGGTGTAAACCTGGATAATACCAGAACTTCCTCTCGTTTTGTACAGCGATATAACTTCATCAATTTGCAGTCGGTTTATTTATCCTACGATTTTAAGAAGAGTATGGCCCGCAAAATCGGATTCCAAACATTGAGACCTGCTGTTACGGCAAATGATGTATTGCGCTTTTCGAGTATTGAAACGGAGCGCGGAATTTATTATCCCTATTCCAGAAGCGTGACTTTTTCATTAACCGCTACATTTTAA
- a CDS encoding FecR family protein, translating into MKDIYKQHFFEIIKKYRLGKASQEEIDFLMAYYKVFEENEVLNLDLTEEDAMKERILSSINKEINALKPAVAPLPLSKKIVKYYPAAAILLVLLTISSYFVLKFIKTDVNKVAVANEIGPGSNRAVLTLANGKKILLDQAANGEIAKQPGISITKTANGQIIYTILGNEDQRANPALSNTISTPKSGQYQVLLPDGTRVWLNSVSSLRYPTAFTGGERVVELQGEAYFEVAKDKTMPFKVKTALETIEVLGTHFNINAYEDEPTIKTTLLEGAVRVTVKSVNSAKFSGSQDLTLEPGQQAVLRRANMETALNTKVNVDKVVAWKNGVFSFENDDLRSVMRQIERWYDVKIVYEGPSPEDKFFGEISRNSNLSEVFKILELNNVEFNVSGKTVRVSAAN; encoded by the coding sequence ATGAAAGACATTTATAAGCAGCATTTTTTTGAGATTATTAAGAAATATCGTTTGGGAAAGGCTTCTCAAGAAGAAATTGATTTCCTGATGGCGTATTATAAGGTGTTTGAAGAAAATGAAGTGCTAAACCTTGATTTAACAGAAGAAGATGCAATGAAGGAGCGGATTCTTAGTAGCATAAATAAGGAGATTAATGCACTGAAACCTGCTGTGGCACCTTTACCTCTTAGCAAGAAAATTGTAAAATATTATCCTGCTGCTGCTATATTACTGGTGCTTCTGACGATCAGCAGCTATTTTGTCTTAAAATTTATAAAAACCGATGTAAATAAAGTTGCTGTTGCAAATGAAATTGGCCCAGGCAGCAACAGAGCTGTTTTAACACTTGCAAACGGCAAGAAAATTTTACTTGACCAGGCTGCCAATGGTGAAATTGCGAAGCAGCCGGGAATTAGCATTACCAAGACTGCGAATGGACAGATCATTTACACCATATTGGGTAATGAAGATCAAAGGGCAAATCCTGCTCTATCAAATACGATTTCTACACCAAAAAGCGGACAATATCAGGTACTGCTACCGGATGGCACCAGAGTATGGCTAAATTCAGTGTCTTCCTTAAGGTACCCAACGGCTTTTACAGGAGGGGAAAGAGTTGTGGAATTGCAAGGTGAAGCGTATTTTGAGGTTGCCAAAGATAAAACCATGCCTTTTAAAGTAAAGACTGCATTGGAAACCATTGAAGTGTTAGGCACACACTTTAATATTAATGCTTATGAGGATGAGCCCACTATCAAAACGACCTTGTTGGAAGGTGCTGTACGTGTTACGGTAAAGTCTGTAAACAGTGCAAAGTTTTCTGGCAGCCAGGATTTAACCTTAGAACCCGGACAGCAAGCGGTGCTGAGACGTGCTAATATGGAGACAGCCTTAAATACTAAGGTGAATGTAGATAAGGTGGTAGCCTGGAAAAATGGTGTTTTTTCTTTTGAAAACGATGATCTTAGGTCTGTAATGCGGCAAATTGAGCGCTGGTACGATGTTAAGATCGTTTATGAAGGGCCTTCTCCAGAGGACAAGTTTTTTGGAGAAATATCAAGAAACAGCAACCTCTCTGAGGTCTTTAAAATATTGGAACTGAATAATGTAGAGTTCAATGTTAGCGGGAAAACCGTTAGGGTATCTGCTGCAAACTAG
- a CDS encoding RNA polymerase sigma factor, translated as MQDPLPSSEDSLLLLQLSGGSKLAFDALYDKYFKLVFNTAYKRLSDRQQAEDIAQDVFVQLWIRGSKAAPIENLPAYLHTVTRNSVFKLLEKEARYTALPDLTIQLEDQGGNADSTLLHQEFLKAFEELVNTLPEQQRLIFKMRYEEDLSSSEIAERLNISVKTVRNQLGKALAKLRSSLLVLHLLLFCYLSK; from the coding sequence ATGCAGGATCCGCTCCCTAGTTCAGAAGATAGTTTGCTTTTGCTTCAATTAAGTGGAGGTAGTAAGCTTGCTTTTGACGCACTTTATGACAAATATTTTAAGCTGGTATTCAATACAGCCTATAAAAGATTAAGCGATCGTCAGCAAGCGGAAGATATTGCCCAGGATGTTTTTGTGCAACTTTGGATCAGAGGTTCTAAAGCTGCTCCTATCGAAAACTTACCCGCTTATCTGCATACGGTTACAAGAAACAGTGTATTCAAATTACTGGAGAAGGAAGCAAGATACACAGCACTCCCAGATTTGACTATTCAGTTGGAGGACCAGGGGGGAAATGCAGATTCAACGCTGCTACATCAGGAATTTCTAAAAGCTTTCGAAGAACTTGTGAATACATTGCCAGAGCAACAGCGTTTAATTTTTAAAATGCGTTATGAAGAAGATTTAAGCAGCTCGGAAATTGCTGAAAGACTGAATATCTCTGTGAAAACCGTTCGAAATCAATTGGGTAAAGCACTTGCGAAACTGAGGAGCTCGCTTTTAGTACTGCATTTGTTATTGTTTTGCTATCTGAGTAAGTAG
- a CDS encoding AraC family transcriptional regulator, which produces MDSHVNLALASAKYQPIAAKHLVEISKFPMKFMNPSLIHIAEGAILRQYYDHPNTSLDLYEFTLTKTAAIQFSVNAPTICMVMMLKGKMNVVPQQHQKITNPQVPYCRLNYTEAGAYTANFPAGEHKVMFLALNQAWFKTIANINPNFQQIINPEKPTGSSIYLPACIVIREISRAITRLESQYLDEQVKKDGAVSLFVNQILTYYSQLLSSKQYVAEEQHRLKGAQIRDFVEKHYSTEIVEDKEKIARQLYLSVTQLMRLAVKEFGMPLHQYIIFYRTAMAHKELLLTKKTIGDIAREVGYSDPLYFSKAFKKRYGIPPSQVFRSKCD; this is translated from the coding sequence ATGGACTCACATGTCAATCTCGCCCTGGCATCGGCGAAGTATCAACCCATTGCGGCTAAACATCTTGTGGAAATTAGCAAATTTCCAATGAAATTCATGAACCCAAGCCTAATTCACATTGCTGAAGGCGCCATACTTCGGCAATATTATGACCATCCTAATACCAGCCTGGACCTTTATGAATTTACACTCACAAAAACTGCAGCCATTCAGTTTTCTGTAAACGCACCAACTATATGCATGGTTATGATGTTAAAAGGGAAGATGAACGTGGTACCGCAGCAGCATCAAAAGATCACGAATCCACAAGTGCCCTACTGCAGACTAAATTACACAGAAGCCGGCGCTTATACCGCAAACTTTCCAGCTGGTGAGCACAAAGTCATGTTTCTGGCACTCAACCAGGCCTGGTTTAAAACCATCGCCAATATCAACCCCAACTTCCAACAAATCATCAATCCAGAAAAACCTACGGGAAGCTCCATATATCTACCCGCTTGTATCGTGATCAGAGAAATTTCAAGGGCAATAACACGCCTGGAATCACAATATTTAGATGAACAAGTAAAAAAAGATGGTGCAGTATCGCTCTTTGTAAATCAAATTCTAACTTATTATAGCCAATTGCTTAGCAGCAAACAATATGTAGCTGAAGAACAGCATCGATTAAAGGGGGCACAAATCCGGGACTTCGTCGAGAAGCACTATTCAACGGAAATCGTAGAAGACAAAGAAAAAATTGCAAGACAACTTTATCTTTCAGTTACGCAATTAATGAGGTTAGCAGTAAAGGAATTTGGCATGCCCTTACATCAATACATTATCTTCTACCGGACAGCGATGGCCCACAAGGAACTCTTATTAACAAAAAAAACCATCGGAGATATTGCAAGGGAAGTAGGCTATTCAGATCCGCTGTATTTCAGTAAGGCATTTAAGAAACGTTACGGAATACCGCCCAGCCAGGTCTTCCGTTCAAAGTGCGATTAA
- a CDS encoding TlpA disulfide reductase family protein → MNIKAIISALLLLPAAFCTAQDKFEISGKLSAAGKDKMVMLSYKNSEGKDVRDSSLVKNGKFALAGTTAFGNKAYLSLLPVKKDTTKRSRSSDDQLFYLEKGKYTVAGKDSMSTAVITGAQAQTDFIQYNIQTKKLLAQFKEISQRFTKVWYAKVKDTIAIKTIQFEARPVHAKIEKALDSFIFSHPDSYVTVDLIAENKTAVIDPVVFEPYYKALSPRVLASFNGKRLTAKYDKAKQIAVGKAVDFTQTDDKGNEFKLSSLKGKYVLVDFWASWCVPCRAENPHLLKAYNQLKNKNFEIVGISLDETKAAWLNAVKHDGMPWIQVSDLKGFKSEIAVKYGISAIPQNFLINPDGVIVAKNLRGEDVNEKIAAFIK, encoded by the coding sequence ATGAATATTAAAGCAATTATTAGTGCACTTTTATTGTTGCCAGCGGCTTTCTGCACGGCACAAGATAAGTTTGAAATATCCGGGAAGCTTTCTGCGGCAGGTAAGGATAAAATGGTAATGCTGAGCTATAAAAACAGCGAGGGTAAAGATGTTAGAGATAGTTCCCTGGTTAAAAATGGTAAATTTGCTTTAGCTGGCACCACTGCATTTGGCAATAAAGCTTATTTAAGTTTGCTTCCTGTTAAAAAGGATACAACAAAACGAAGCAGGTCATCAGATGACCAGTTATTTTACCTGGAGAAGGGCAAGTACACTGTGGCAGGAAAAGACAGCATGAGTACGGCTGTGATTACAGGGGCACAGGCGCAAACAGATTTTATACAGTACAATATCCAAACAAAGAAATTGCTTGCACAGTTTAAGGAGATCAGCCAAAGGTTTACTAAAGTATGGTATGCTAAAGTGAAAGACACGATAGCGATCAAGACCATTCAGTTTGAAGCCAGACCGGTGCATGCTAAAATTGAAAAGGCTTTGGATTCTTTTATTTTTAGTCATCCGGACTCGTATGTAACGGTGGACTTGATTGCCGAAAATAAAACTGCCGTGATAGATCCGGTTGTTTTTGAGCCTTATTATAAAGCGTTAAGCCCAAGGGTGCTGGCAAGTTTTAATGGTAAAAGGCTGACTGCTAAATACGACAAAGCAAAACAAATTGCTGTTGGCAAAGCAGTCGATTTTACACAAACGGACGACAAGGGCAATGAGTTCAAGCTGTCTTCTTTAAAGGGGAAATATGTTCTCGTTGATTTCTGGGCCAGCTGGTGTGTACCTTGTCGTGCAGAAAATCCGCATTTGCTAAAAGCTTACAATCAGCTAAAAAATAAGAATTTCGAAATTGTTGGTATCTCATTAGATGAAACCAAAGCAGCTTGGTTAAATGCGGTTAAGCATGACGGCATGCCCTGGATTCAGGTAAGTGATTTGAAGGGTTTTAAAAGCGAGATCGCTGTTAAATATGGTATCTCGGCAATTCCTCAAAATTTCCTGATCAATCCTGATGGGGTGATTGTCGCGAAAAATTTAAGGGGTGAGGATGTTAATGAAAAAATAGCTGCATTTATAAAGTAA
- a CDS encoding TlpA disulfide reductase family protein — translation MKKGITLLLMLLPFVVAAQKSYTLTGKLSTLKVPAKAYLVTFQKGAWKETDSVVIIDGKFQFIGKVDQPQSALIAVKKLSGSGKQPDNLSFYLENSKITVTGKDSIKTAIVTGSVSDRENRELSAMTTPFTKKIMKIQREFSKGDHGVVEGKTLEQRKEAQDSLNSYVKQIRTIQQKFVETHLNSYMGLYTFNTSILGSHFDSAEVMPLYTKFSPQLQSSALGQLALDRILANGKRAVGVKIIDFVQTDISGKPFNMQSLRGKYVFLDFWASWCYWCRKENPNVLKAYEQLKDRNLEIVSISFDESKAAWENAVKEDKLPWLQVSDLKGMQVRDGLAAMLDIKAIPQNLLINPEGIIIATNLRGEELPAKLAALIK, via the coding sequence ATGAAAAAAGGAATAACTTTACTTTTGATGCTGCTACCATTTGTGGTAGCAGCTCAAAAAAGCTATACCCTAACCGGAAAATTATCCACCTTGAAGGTGCCGGCTAAAGCCTATCTGGTTACTTTTCAAAAAGGAGCATGGAAAGAAACAGACTCGGTTGTAATTATAGATGGCAAATTCCAGTTTATTGGAAAGGTAGATCAGCCTCAAAGCGCGCTTATCGCAGTCAAAAAATTATCTGGATCTGGCAAACAGCCGGATAATTTGAGTTTCTACCTGGAAAATTCTAAAATTACAGTTACCGGTAAAGATTCTATTAAAACAGCAATTGTTACAGGTTCTGTGTCAGATCGGGAAAACCGCGAATTATCTGCAATGACAACTCCTTTCACAAAAAAGATCATGAAGATTCAACGTGAATTTTCAAAAGGAGACCATGGGGTAGTTGAAGGAAAGACCCTGGAGCAGCGTAAAGAAGCGCAGGACAGTTTAAATAGTTACGTAAAACAGATTAGAACTATCCAGCAGAAATTCGTGGAGACACACTTGAATTCGTACATGGGCTTGTATACCTTCAACACCTCTATACTCGGCAGTCATTTCGACTCTGCTGAAGTGATGCCATTGTACACTAAATTCTCTCCCCAACTTCAGTCCTCAGCATTAGGTCAACTAGCCTTAGACAGGATTTTGGCTAATGGAAAGCGTGCGGTAGGTGTAAAAATCATCGACTTTGTGCAAACAGATATCAGCGGTAAACCATTCAACATGCAATCCTTGCGCGGCAAATATGTGTTTTTAGATTTTTGGGCAAGCTGGTGTTATTGGTGCCGTAAGGAAAACCCTAACGTGTTGAAAGCCTATGAGCAATTGAAGGACAGAAACCTGGAAATTGTAAGCATATCTTTTGATGAAAGTAAAGCTGCATGGGAAAACGCTGTGAAAGAAGATAAACTTCCATGGTTACAGGTGTCTGATCTTAAAGGGATGCAAGTACGAGATGGATTGGCGGCCATGTTAGACATTAAAGCCATCCCCCAGAACCTGCTGATCAATCCAGAAGGCATCATCATTGCGACTAACCTTCGAGGTGAAGAGTTACCGGCAAAACTAGCCGCGCTGATCAAATAA